The Vulpes vulpes isolate BD-2025 chromosome 10, VulVul3, whole genome shotgun sequence genome has a window encoding:
- the CHFR gene encoding E3 ubiquitin-protein ligase CHFR isoform X2: MEQPREGEQPPQQQPWGRLLRLGAGDGEPHVLLRKREWTIGRRRGCDLSFPGNKLVSGDHCKIIVDEKSGQVSLEDTSTNGTVINKLKVVKKQTCPLQTGDVIYLVYRKNEPEHNVAYLYESLNEKQDITQDSFEANKENVFRVTKDTSGAGQGDDPQVLPSSPTTQACFEEPQPSTSTSDLFPTASTSSMEPTSAGQAPSSSSGGDTDLTLQFLVADQCRDTHTTLGNVRSEAVKPDKMEETLTCIICQDLLHDCVSLQPCMHTFCAACYSGWMERSTWCPTCRCPVERICKNHILNNLVEAYLLQHPDKSRSEEDVRSMAARNKITQDMLQPKVRRSFSDEEGSSEDLLELSDVDSESSDVSQPYIVCRQCPEYRRQGGQALPCPGPNSEPGVPQAAGDAPSTSTSVKTAQDYVCALQGSHAICTCCFQPMPDRRAEREQDPRIAPQQCAVCLQPFCHLYWGCARAGCLGCLAPFCELDLGDRCLDGVLSNNHYESDVLKNYLATRGLTWKNMLTESLVALQRGAFLLSDYRITGNTVLCYCCGLRSFRELTYQYRQNIPASELPVAVTSRPDCYWGRNCRTQVKAHHAMKFNHICEQTRFKN; encoded by the exons ATGGAGCAGCCCCGGGAAGGCGAGCAGCCGCCGCAGCAGCAGCCGTGGGGGAGGCTCCTCCGCTTGGGCGCCGGGGACGGCGAGCCGCACGTCCTCCTGAGGAAACGGGAGTGGACCATCGGGCGGAGGCGAG GTTGTGACCTTTCATTCCCCGGCAATAAACTGGTCTCTGGAGATCACTGTAAAATTATAGTGGATGAAAAATCTGGTCAGGTGTCACTAGAAGATACCAG CACCAATGGAACAGTAATTAACAAGCTGAAGGTTGTTAAGAAGCAGACCTGCCCTTTGCAGACGGGGGATGTCATCTATTTGGTGTACAGGAAGAATGAGCCAGAACACA ATGTGGCATACCTCTATGAATCTTTAAATGAGAAGCAGGACATCACACAAGACTCCTTTG AAGCCAATAAAGAGAATGTGTTCCGTGTGACCAAAGATACCTCAGGTGCAGGGCAAGGTGACGACCCCCAGGTCCTGCCGTCATCGCCCACCACTCAGGCGTGCTTTGAGGAACCACAGCCATCAACGTCCACATCAGACCTCTTCCCCACGGCTTCTACCTCTTCCATGGAGCCCACCTCTGCAGGGCAAGCACCTTCCTCCAGTTCTG GTGGGGACACTGACCTGACCCTGCAGTTCTTGGTTGCAGACCAGTGTAGAGACACCCACACCACCCTTGGGAATGTTAGATCCGAGGCTGTGAAGCCTGACAAGATGGAGGAGACACTCACATGCATCATCTGCCAGGACCTGCTGCATGATTGTGTGAG CCTACAGCCCTGCATGCACACCTTCTGTGCAGCCTGCTACTCAGGCTGGATGGAGCGTTCTACCTGGTGTCCCACCTGCCGCTGTCCAGTCGAGAGGATCTGTAAAAACCACATCCTGAACAACCTGGTGGAGGCCTACCTTCTCCAGCACCCAG ACAAGAGTCGCAGCGAGGAAGATGTGCGGAGCATGGCTGCCAGGAACAAGATCACTCAAGACATGTTGCAACCCAAGGTCAGAAGGTCTTTCTCTGATGAGGAGGGCAGTTCGGAAGATCTGCTGGAGCTGTCAGATGTGGACAGTGAATCATCGGATGTTAG CCAGCCGTACATTGTATGCAGGCAGTGCCCTGAGTACCGGAGGCAGGGTGGGCAggccctcccctgcccagggccTAACAGTGAGCCAGGGGTACCACAGGCTGCTGGGGATGCGCCGTCAACCTCCACCAGTGTCAAGACAG CCCAGGATTATGTGTGCGCCCTGCAAGGAAGCCATGCCATATGCACCTGCTGCTTCCAGCCCATGCCCGACCGGAGGGCAGAACGTGAGCAGGACCCCCGCATCGCCCCCCAGCAGT GTGCCGTTTGCCTACAGCCTTTCTGCCACCTGTACTGGGGCTGCGCCCGGGCGGGCTGCCTTGGCTGCCTGGCCCCATTCTGTG AGCTAGACCTGGGCGACAGGTGTCTGGACGGGGTTCTGAGCAACAACCACTACGAGTCAGACGTCCTGAAG AATTATCTGGCAACCAGGGGTTTGACGTGGAAAAATATGTTGACAGAAAGTCTGGTGGCTTTGCAGAGGGGAGCGTTTTTACTATCTG ATTACAGAATCACGGGGAACACCGTGCTGTGTTACTGCTGTGGCCTGCGGAGCTTCCGAGAGCTGACCTACCAGTATCGGCAGAACATCCCCGCTTCTGAGTTGCCAG TGGCTGTAACATCCCGTCCTGATTGCTATTGGGGGCGCAACTGCCGCACTCAGGTGAAGGCCCACCATGCAAT GAAATTCAATCATATCTGTGAACAGACAAGGTTCAAGAACTAA
- the CHFR gene encoding E3 ubiquitin-protein ligase CHFR isoform X1, with amino-acid sequence MEQPREGEQPPQQQPWGRLLRLGAGDGEPHVLLRKREWTIGRRRGCDLSFPGNKLVSGDHCKIIVDEKSGQVSLEDTSTNGTVINKLKVVKKQTCPLQTGDVIYLVYRKNEPEHNVAYLYESLNEKQDITQDSFEANKENVFRVTKDTSGAGQGDDPQVLPSSPTTQACFEEPQPSTSTSDLFPTASTSSMEPTSAGQAPSSSSASRDAYISPKECGPSVASDEIPIFPSALPDREGASFSLSEPQDQEDLEPIRKKMKGGGDTDLTLQFLVADQCRDTHTTLGNVRSEAVKPDKMEETLTCIICQDLLHDCVSLQPCMHTFCAACYSGWMERSTWCPTCRCPVERICKNHILNNLVEAYLLQHPDKSRSEEDVRSMAARNKITQDMLQPKVRRSFSDEEGSSEDLLELSDVDSESSDVSQPYIVCRQCPEYRRQGGQALPCPGPNSEPGVPQAAGDAPSTSTSVKTAQDYVCALQGSHAICTCCFQPMPDRRAEREQDPRIAPQQCAVCLQPFCHLYWGCARAGCLGCLAPFCELDLGDRCLDGVLSNNHYESDVLKNYLATRGLTWKNMLTESLVALQRGAFLLSDYRITGNTVLCYCCGLRSFRELTYQYRQNIPASELPVAVTSRPDCYWGRNCRTQVKAHHAMKFNHICEQTRFKN; translated from the exons ATGGAGCAGCCCCGGGAAGGCGAGCAGCCGCCGCAGCAGCAGCCGTGGGGGAGGCTCCTCCGCTTGGGCGCCGGGGACGGCGAGCCGCACGTCCTCCTGAGGAAACGGGAGTGGACCATCGGGCGGAGGCGAG GTTGTGACCTTTCATTCCCCGGCAATAAACTGGTCTCTGGAGATCACTGTAAAATTATAGTGGATGAAAAATCTGGTCAGGTGTCACTAGAAGATACCAG CACCAATGGAACAGTAATTAACAAGCTGAAGGTTGTTAAGAAGCAGACCTGCCCTTTGCAGACGGGGGATGTCATCTATTTGGTGTACAGGAAGAATGAGCCAGAACACA ATGTGGCATACCTCTATGAATCTTTAAATGAGAAGCAGGACATCACACAAGACTCCTTTG AAGCCAATAAAGAGAATGTGTTCCGTGTGACCAAAGATACCTCAGGTGCAGGGCAAGGTGACGACCCCCAGGTCCTGCCGTCATCGCCCACCACTCAGGCGTGCTTTGAGGAACCACAGCCATCAACGTCCACATCAGACCTCTTCCCCACGGCTTCTACCTCTTCCATGGAGCCCACCTCTGCAGGGCAAGCACCTTCCTCCAGTTCTG CTTCCAGAGATGCATACATCTCCCCAAAAGAGTGTGGTCCATCTGTGGCAAGTGATGAAATCCCCATCTTTCCTTCAGCTCTGccagacagagagggagcatcCTTTTCTCTgtcggaaccccaggatcaggaggATTTGGAGCCcatcaggaagaaaatgaaaggag GTGGGGACACTGACCTGACCCTGCAGTTCTTGGTTGCAGACCAGTGTAGAGACACCCACACCACCCTTGGGAATGTTAGATCCGAGGCTGTGAAGCCTGACAAGATGGAGGAGACACTCACATGCATCATCTGCCAGGACCTGCTGCATGATTGTGTGAG CCTACAGCCCTGCATGCACACCTTCTGTGCAGCCTGCTACTCAGGCTGGATGGAGCGTTCTACCTGGTGTCCCACCTGCCGCTGTCCAGTCGAGAGGATCTGTAAAAACCACATCCTGAACAACCTGGTGGAGGCCTACCTTCTCCAGCACCCAG ACAAGAGTCGCAGCGAGGAAGATGTGCGGAGCATGGCTGCCAGGAACAAGATCACTCAAGACATGTTGCAACCCAAGGTCAGAAGGTCTTTCTCTGATGAGGAGGGCAGTTCGGAAGATCTGCTGGAGCTGTCAGATGTGGACAGTGAATCATCGGATGTTAG CCAGCCGTACATTGTATGCAGGCAGTGCCCTGAGTACCGGAGGCAGGGTGGGCAggccctcccctgcccagggccTAACAGTGAGCCAGGGGTACCACAGGCTGCTGGGGATGCGCCGTCAACCTCCACCAGTGTCAAGACAG CCCAGGATTATGTGTGCGCCCTGCAAGGAAGCCATGCCATATGCACCTGCTGCTTCCAGCCCATGCCCGACCGGAGGGCAGAACGTGAGCAGGACCCCCGCATCGCCCCCCAGCAGT GTGCCGTTTGCCTACAGCCTTTCTGCCACCTGTACTGGGGCTGCGCCCGGGCGGGCTGCCTTGGCTGCCTGGCCCCATTCTGTG AGCTAGACCTGGGCGACAGGTGTCTGGACGGGGTTCTGAGCAACAACCACTACGAGTCAGACGTCCTGAAG AATTATCTGGCAACCAGGGGTTTGACGTGGAAAAATATGTTGACAGAAAGTCTGGTGGCTTTGCAGAGGGGAGCGTTTTTACTATCTG ATTACAGAATCACGGGGAACACCGTGCTGTGTTACTGCTGTGGCCTGCGGAGCTTCCGAGAGCTGACCTACCAGTATCGGCAGAACATCCCCGCTTCTGAGTTGCCAG TGGCTGTAACATCCCGTCCTGATTGCTATTGGGGGCGCAACTGCCGCACTCAGGTGAAGGCCCACCATGCAAT GAAATTCAATCATATCTGTGAACAGACAAGGTTCAAGAACTAA